The DNA region ATCGCCTAGGATCATGCCCGCAAATCATCAAGTGTTTTGGCCACGACCAAACCGTAGAAAATGGCGAAGAGTACTATAATCTATTTCTTGAATATGCTGCCCGTGGAACTCTTTCTGATCAGCTGAAGAATCATGGTGGCCGGTTACCTGAAACCCTCGTACGCCGATACACAAGGTCCATACTCGAAGGTCTTAAGCATGTACACGCAGAGGGGTTCGTCCACTGTGACATCAAGCTGCAAAACATTCTTGTTTTTGACAATGAGGTTAAGATTGCGGATTTTGGGCTAGCAAAGGAAACAGGGGAGCAGAAACAGAGCACCAAGTGGGATTGCAGGGGAACTCCCTTgtttatgtcgccggaatcagTGAACGACAGTGAGTACGAGTCTCCCGGTGATATATGGGCTCTCGGCTGCGCCGTGGTTGAGATGGTGACCGGAAAGCCGGCGTGGAATGTGCTAAGCGGGGCAAATATATGGTCATTGTTGATTCGAATTGGGGTCGGAGACGAGTTGCCGTTGATTCCTGAGGAATTGTCAAAGGAGGGTAAGGATTTTCTGGAGAAGTGTTTTGTTAAGGATCCGAGGAAGCGATGGAGTGCAGAGATGCTTTTGAAGCACCCTTTCATCATTGAAGTAGCAGATGATACTGCTTCATTGCCATTGGAGCCAGTGAAAGAGTTATTACTATCTTTATCGCCAAGAAACCACTTTGAACTTTTTGATTGGGCTTCCACTGTGAAGAGTTCAGTTACAACTTCACCGGATTCCGATGAATGGAGCAGAGAATCTTGTTTATGTTCGTCAGGGGAGAGGCTCCGACGGCTGGTGACGGATCAGAGGCCAACAGATTGGTCAGAATCGGGTAGCTGGACTGTTGTTAGGAGTAGTTAGAGTTTTCAATATTCATATTCATGGCTTGTTACTTTTAACAGAGTAGGACCAATTCAAAGTAACTATGTGATTTTTCAATGTTCACAACTTGGTAGGAAGAGGAATAGGATTTTGATTCATGCTTTTGTGCCACTCAAGGCACTGTACTGTGTATAGAGATTCTTTTTTATAAATACACAATTTTGTTCATCTTTTATTTCAGTTgatatttctttttttgttcTGTGAGGTTTaccactttcttcttcttcatttcgtTAAGAATTGAAtaataaatgagaaaaaatattagagattaaattaagaatatgatG from Lotus japonicus ecotype B-129 chromosome 2, LjGifu_v1.2 includes:
- the LOC130740834 gene encoding mitogen-activated protein kinase kinase kinase 20-like → MDWIRGHSLGSGSFATVNLAIPTNSSSQFRSPTAVKSSEVDFSSLLQNEEQVLNRLGSCPQIIKCFGHDQTVENGEEYYNLFLEYAARGTLSDQLKNHGGRLPETLVRRYTRSILEGLKHVHAEGFVHCDIKLQNILVFDNEVKIADFGLAKETGEQKQSTKWDCRGTPLFMSPESVNDSEYESPGDIWALGCAVVEMVTGKPAWNVLSGANIWSLLIRIGVGDELPLIPEELSKEGKDFLEKCFVKDPRKRWSAEMLLKHPFIIEVADDTASLPLEPVKELLLSLSPRNHFELFDWASTVKSSVTTSPDSDEWSRESCLCSSGERLRRLVTDQRPTDWSESGSWTVVRSS